From the genome of Gemmatimonas phototrophica, one region includes:
- the ppc gene encoding phosphoenolpyruvate carboxylase — translation MTTNRDDKDLPLRDDIRLLGRLLGDAVRDQEGEATFDLVEQTRQAAVRFAREGRAEDRARLHALLDTLPPATMLSVVRAFAYFLQLANIAEDTHRARRRRSHEAMGSPPREGTLAFALDAVRAAIGNDAVARERLQQFFAEALIAPVLTAHPTEVQRQSTQVAMQQVADLLERRDRMVLTAEEQAESDIALQRQVLTLWHTRLVRGERLRVIDEVKNGIGYYRSTFFTEVPRLYANTAALLHERFPGADFPLGTFLRVGSWIGGDRDGNPFVTADILRDTLRLQAAAAFDFYLEEVHALGGMLSISRTLHSITPELDALAANSPDKSVQRLDEPYRRALSGVYARLVATMRRLELPPPTRAALGEGVPYAEAVELRADLQVVRDALVRTQLPLLASGRLQRLLTAVEVFGFHLAPLDLRQNADVHEQVVAELLAQAGVCANYLALTEEARVALLAAELAGTRPVYSPHLVYSEDVQRELDIVFAARAMRERYGHSALPHYIISKCDGVSDLLEVALMLKEAGLATGGAAPSLGLDIIPLFETISDLQRAGTTMSAAFALPIYRALVQSRGDVQEVMLGYSDSNKDGGFLTSGWELYQAELALMTVFTSAGVKLRFFHGRGGSVGRGGGPSYDAILAQPSGAVSGQIRLTEQGEVIASKYATPDVGRRNLELLVAATLEATLTDHENQADKAVTFHPVMDRLSALAFRAYRALVYETPGFTQYFRESTPLAEIATLNIGSRPASRKPSDRIEDLRAIPWVFAWAQCRCMLPGWYGFGTAVAQWLQETPDGLPVLQRMATRWPFFRTLLSNVDMVLAKSDLRVASRYSELVSDDALRGQIFGAIEAEWQRTREALRLITGEEQLLADNPLLARSIANRFPYMDPLNHLQIALLKRHRDLLAAGGNVDEHVRRGIHLTINGIAAGLRNSG, via the coding sequence ATGACCACGAACCGCGACGACAAGGATCTTCCGCTCCGCGATGACATCCGCCTGCTGGGCCGTTTGCTTGGCGATGCGGTGCGCGATCAGGAGGGGGAGGCCACGTTCGACCTGGTGGAGCAGACGCGTCAGGCCGCCGTGCGCTTTGCGCGTGAGGGGCGGGCGGAAGACCGCGCGCGGCTGCACGCGCTGCTCGATACGCTGCCACCGGCCACCATGCTCAGTGTGGTGCGGGCCTTCGCCTATTTTCTGCAGCTGGCCAACATTGCGGAAGACACGCATCGGGCACGGCGGCGGCGCTCGCACGAAGCCATGGGGTCACCGCCGCGCGAGGGGACACTGGCCTTTGCGCTCGATGCCGTGCGTGCGGCCATTGGCAACGACGCCGTCGCACGCGAGCGGCTGCAGCAGTTCTTCGCCGAGGCGCTCATTGCACCGGTGCTCACGGCGCACCCTACCGAGGTGCAGCGGCAGAGTACACAGGTGGCCATGCAGCAGGTGGCCGACCTGTTGGAACGCCGGGATCGTATGGTCCTGACGGCGGAAGAGCAGGCGGAAAGTGACATTGCGCTGCAGCGTCAGGTGCTCACGTTATGGCACACGCGGCTGGTGCGTGGCGAGCGGCTGCGAGTGATTGATGAGGTGAAGAACGGGATTGGGTACTACCGCAGCACGTTCTTCACGGAGGTGCCACGTCTCTATGCCAACACGGCAGCGCTGTTGCACGAGCGCTTTCCCGGGGCGGATTTTCCGCTGGGGACCTTCCTGCGTGTGGGCAGTTGGATTGGCGGCGACCGTGACGGCAATCCGTTCGTTACCGCTGATATTCTGCGCGACACGTTGCGATTGCAGGCGGCCGCCGCGTTCGACTTTTATCTGGAAGAAGTGCACGCGCTGGGTGGTATGCTCAGTATCTCGCGTACGTTGCACAGCATTACGCCGGAGCTGGACGCGCTGGCCGCGAATTCCCCGGACAAGTCGGTGCAGCGTCTCGATGAGCCGTATCGTCGCGCGTTGAGCGGCGTGTACGCGCGTCTGGTGGCCACCATGCGCCGACTCGAGCTGCCGCCACCCACGCGGGCGGCGTTGGGAGAAGGGGTTCCGTACGCTGAGGCGGTCGAGCTACGCGCCGATCTACAGGTGGTGCGGGACGCCTTGGTGCGTACCCAGTTGCCGCTGCTGGCCAGTGGACGTCTGCAGCGGCTGCTTACGGCCGTGGAGGTGTTCGGCTTCCATCTCGCGCCACTCGACCTGCGCCAGAACGCGGATGTGCACGAGCAGGTAGTCGCCGAGCTGCTGGCGCAGGCCGGCGTGTGCGCCAACTATCTCGCCTTGACCGAAGAGGCGCGGGTGGCACTGCTGGCCGCCGAGCTCGCGGGCACCCGTCCGGTGTATTCCCCGCATTTGGTGTACAGCGAAGATGTGCAGCGCGAACTGGACATCGTGTTTGCAGCACGCGCCATGCGGGAGCGTTACGGACACTCGGCCTTGCCGCACTACATCATTTCCAAGTGCGACGGCGTGTCGGACTTGCTGGAAGTGGCGCTCATGCTCAAGGAGGCGGGGCTGGCCACCGGAGGGGCAGCGCCCTCGCTGGGGCTCGATATCATTCCCCTGTTCGAGACGATCAGCGACCTGCAGCGCGCCGGCACAACCATGAGCGCGGCGTTTGCGCTGCCCATCTATCGTGCGCTGGTGCAGTCGCGAGGTGATGTGCAGGAAGTGATGCTGGGCTATTCGGACAGCAACAAGGACGGCGGCTTTCTCACCAGTGGCTGGGAGCTGTACCAGGCCGAACTGGCCTTGATGACCGTGTTTACCAGTGCCGGCGTAAAGCTGCGCTTCTTTCACGGGCGCGGCGGCAGTGTGGGGCGTGGTGGTGGCCCCAGCTACGACGCCATTCTGGCGCAGCCGTCGGGGGCCGTGAGTGGCCAGATCCGTCTCACCGAACAAGGCGAGGTGATTGCGTCCAAGTATGCCACGCCCGATGTCGGGCGCCGCAATCTGGAGCTGCTGGTGGCGGCCACGTTGGAAGCCACGCTCACCGATCACGAGAATCAGGCGGACAAGGCGGTCACCTTTCACCCGGTCATGGACCGATTGTCGGCGCTCGCCTTTCGCGCCTATCGCGCCCTCGTGTACGAAACGCCGGGGTTCACGCAATATTTTCGCGAGAGCACACCGCTGGCGGAAATTGCCACGCTCAACATTGGCAGCCGCCCCGCGTCGCGCAAACCGTCGGACCGTATTGAGGACTTGCGCGCCATTCCCTGGGTGTTTGCGTGGGCGCAGTGTCGCTGCATGCTCCCGGGTTGGTATGGGTTTGGCACTGCAGTCGCGCAATGGCTGCAGGAAACACCTGATGGTCTTCCGGTGCTGCAGCGTATGGCCACGCGCTGGCCGTTCTTCCGCACGTTGTTGTCGAATGTGGATATGGTGCTGGCCAAGAGTGACCTGCGGGTGGCGTCGCGCTATTCAGAGCTGGTGAGCGACGATGCGTTGCGAGGGCAGATTTTCGGCGCCATTGAAGCCGAGTGGCAGCGCACGCGTGAGGCGTTGCGGCTCATTACCGGTGAGGAGCAGTTGTTGGCGGATAATCCGCTGCTGGCGCGCTCCATTGCCAACCGCTTTCCCTATATGGACCCGCTCAATCACCTGCAGATTGCCCTGCTCAAGCGGCATCGCGATTTGCTGGCGGCAGGGGGCAACGTGGATGAACATGTCCGCCGCGGCATTCATCTGACGATTAACGGCATCGCGGCCGGGCTGCGCAATAGCGGGTGA
- a CDS encoding glycerophosphodiester phosphodiesterase codes for MPRHSLLSRAGAMGAALLLAACAGAGPGRVTDVAVMPTVRPLVIAHRGASGHRPEHTLAAYTLAVEMGADFIEPDLVSTKDGVLVARHENEIGGTTDVADKFPARRTTKVVDGDTMRGWFTEDFTLAELRTLRAKERLPFRSHTYDGQFAIPTFDEVLALADSLGRARGRVVGVYPETKHPTYHRAIGLPLEPALLASLRARGLDRANAPVFIQSFEDGNLRALRPQTKVPLIYLLSGGPMTADKLRDIATFANGIGANTRMLVGGDSAAVPTTLVRDAHAAGLQVHAWTLRSEAVFLPKRYGGDPLAEVRELASLGVDGIFGDFPDVVVRGLKR; via the coding sequence ATGCCACGACATTCCCTTCTTTCGCGCGCCGGTGCCATGGGCGCAGCTCTGCTCCTCGCGGCCTGTGCCGGCGCCGGTCCCGGTCGCGTTACAGACGTTGCCGTCATGCCCACGGTTCGCCCCCTGGTCATTGCCCACCGCGGGGCCAGCGGACACCGCCCCGAACACACCTTGGCTGCCTATACGCTGGCCGTGGAGATGGGCGCGGATTTCATTGAGCCCGATCTCGTGAGCACGAAGGATGGCGTGCTGGTGGCGCGCCATGAGAATGAGATTGGGGGCACCACCGACGTGGCCGACAAATTTCCTGCCCGTCGCACCACGAAAGTGGTGGATGGCGACACAATGCGCGGCTGGTTCACCGAAGACTTCACGCTGGCCGAACTGCGCACGCTGCGGGCCAAGGAACGGCTGCCGTTCCGCTCGCACACGTACGACGGCCAGTTTGCCATTCCCACCTTTGACGAGGTGCTGGCGCTGGCCGATTCGCTGGGACGGGCGCGCGGTCGGGTGGTGGGCGTCTATCCGGAGACCAAGCATCCCACCTATCACCGCGCCATCGGGCTGCCGCTGGAGCCAGCGCTGCTGGCGTCGTTGCGCGCCCGGGGGCTCGACCGGGCCAATGCCCCGGTGTTCATCCAAAGCTTTGAAGACGGGAACCTGCGCGCCCTGCGGCCGCAAACGAAGGTGCCGTTGATCTACCTGCTCAGTGGTGGGCCTATGACCGCCGACAAGCTGCGAGACATTGCCACGTTTGCCAACGGCATTGGCGCCAACACCCGTATGCTGGTGGGCGGTGACTCGGCGGCGGTACCAACCACGCTGGTGCGCGACGCACACGCGGCGGGGTTGCAGGTACACGCGTGGACGCTGCGGTCGGAAGCGGTATTCCTCCCCAAGCGCTACGGTGGGGATCCGCTGGCCGAAGTGCGGGAGCTGGCCAGTCTGGGTGTTGACGGCATCTTTGGCGATTTCCCGGACGTGGTGGTACGGGGGTTGAAGCGGTAG
- a CDS encoding ankyrin repeat domain-containing protein, producing MTPTAPEALLAAIRGRDQLAIMRQLDEDPARASMRAPGGESLVLHACYLGATDVASLLLRGRKLDACEAAALGDVTALRAAIEEDDDARVRRSSDGWSPLHLAAFFGQDDAVALLIDHGAPLDAHSTNATRNTPLHAALAGATKPSIVKRLIFAGANVASRGAQNITPLHLAASRGDGTLCELLVARGADPHAVMEDGTTPAQLATARGFADLGEKLAALPHGEPT from the coding sequence ATGACCCCCACGGCTCCCGAGGCCCTGCTCGCGGCTATCCGCGGGCGCGATCAGCTGGCCATTATGCGACAGCTGGATGAAGATCCGGCGCGCGCGTCTATGCGCGCCCCTGGCGGCGAATCCCTGGTGCTGCACGCTTGTTATCTGGGAGCGACCGATGTCGCCTCCCTCCTGCTGCGCGGCCGCAAACTCGACGCCTGCGAAGCCGCCGCCCTTGGCGACGTGACCGCCCTGCGTGCCGCCATTGAAGAGGACGACGACGCTCGTGTGCGGCGTAGCAGTGACGGATGGTCACCGCTGCACCTCGCCGCCTTCTTTGGGCAGGACGACGCCGTGGCCCTGCTCATCGATCACGGGGCGCCGCTCGATGCCCACTCCACCAATGCCACCCGCAACACGCCGTTGCACGCGGCGCTGGCCGGGGCCACCAAACCCAGCATCGTAAAGCGGCTCATTTTCGCCGGCGCCAATGTGGCGTCACGGGGCGCGCAGAACATTACCCCGCTCCATCTGGCGGCGTCCCGCGGGGATGGTACGCTCTGCGAACTGCTGGTGGCGCGCGGTGCCGACCCCCATGCGGTCATGGAAGACGGCACCACGCCTGCTCAACTGGCCACCGCGCGTGGCTTTGCCGATTTAGGCGAGAAGCTCGCCGCCCTGCCCCACGGCGAACCCACCTGA
- a CDS encoding efflux RND transporter permease subunit, which yields MKLLSALTEFSVRRWQFTVLIFLMFAALGAVSWMSIARAEDPDFPVPVFTTVAVYPGASPEDMEQLVTEPIEKQLKTLEDVKKLESTSSDGLSVIKVEFEATVDVERKYDQVIREVNALRATLPASLQRLEVKRNENSDLSVFQLALVAPSAPWQQVDDVAKRIEDALERVPGVKKAERWAAPPREMQITLDLGRLSQLGLTPAQLLNALGSDNTQIPGGSVDVGTRRYNIATTGRYRSAADVERTVVAGANGATVRVQDVATVQWADGDVVHMGRWNGQRAMWVTVSVQKGNNVSAVKANVWEALDALERTLPAGITLSRGFDQSANVDERLSRLGWDFAIAIGLVLITLLPLGTRASIIVMISIPTSLAIAVILLYATGYSINQLSIVGFVIALGLLVDDSIVVVENIARFLREGYSRTQAAIEATKQIGVAVLGATGTLIFAFLPLLFLPGLAGKYIRSLPLAVVYAVLASLFVSLTIIPWLASRLMPSEEGAEGNAVLRWLDGGIHRTYAPLLKRAMAYPRATLVASFGLVVGAFALVPAVGFSLFPKAGTPQYHVDITTPEGTSLRETDRAVQYAEAVIGGHPNTRGIFANVGKDNPDVYYNVFQRAEAPNRAQMFVLLNQYDNDATPVMLDSLREKLSLYPGARIELKEFENGPPIDAPIAMRIEGSNLDTLQRIAAQYEAVLKSTEGTQYVNNPVRLRRSDLRLVVDKQKAGLLGVPSAEVERTLRLGIAGLQAGSIRADNGDEYPLTVRLAHNGRPAPEALERIFVSSVNGAMVPLSQIATLRFVSSPTTIDHNDRTRAVTVTSYVRSGYNTDAVTRQVIERLGNITLPVGYALVPAGEIESREESFGGIGGAVVVAVFAILAILVLEFRDFRTTLVVASVIPLGVVGGIVALLFSGYTLSFTAMIGFVALVGIEIKTSILLVDFTDQLRREGVGLDEAIQRAGEVRFLPIVLTTMTAIGGMLPLAFQGSGLYSPLAWVIIGGLVSSTLIARLVTPVMYKLLAPALVRDEELARAPSGGFAVGQGGELLA from the coding sequence GTGAAGCTGCTCAGTGCGCTCACCGAATTCTCCGTCAGGCGGTGGCAGTTCACCGTGCTCATCTTCCTCATGTTTGCGGCACTGGGTGCCGTAAGCTGGATGAGCATTGCGCGAGCGGAAGACCCCGACTTTCCCGTTCCCGTTTTCACGACGGTGGCCGTGTATCCCGGCGCCAGTCCGGAAGACATGGAGCAGCTGGTCACGGAGCCAATTGAGAAGCAGCTCAAGACGCTGGAGGATGTGAAGAAGCTGGAGAGCACCAGCTCGGATGGCCTGTCGGTTATCAAGGTGGAGTTCGAGGCCACGGTCGACGTGGAACGCAAATACGATCAGGTGATCCGCGAGGTCAATGCATTGCGCGCCACCCTGCCGGCATCGCTGCAGCGCCTGGAGGTGAAGCGGAATGAAAATTCCGATCTCAGCGTGTTTCAGTTGGCGCTCGTGGCACCGTCTGCACCGTGGCAGCAGGTGGATGATGTGGCCAAGCGCATTGAGGATGCCCTGGAGCGCGTGCCCGGCGTGAAGAAGGCCGAACGCTGGGCCGCACCTCCGCGGGAGATGCAGATCACGCTGGATCTGGGGCGGCTGTCGCAACTGGGGCTCACGCCCGCGCAGCTGCTGAACGCCCTGGGGAGCGACAATACGCAGATTCCCGGCGGTTCTGTCGATGTGGGCACCCGTCGCTACAACATTGCGACCACCGGTCGCTACCGGAGTGCCGCTGATGTGGAGCGCACAGTTGTGGCCGGCGCCAATGGGGCCACCGTCCGCGTGCAGGATGTGGCCACCGTGCAGTGGGCAGACGGCGATGTCGTGCACATGGGTCGGTGGAATGGTCAGCGCGCCATGTGGGTGACCGTGTCCGTGCAGAAGGGAAACAACGTGTCGGCCGTGAAGGCCAACGTGTGGGAGGCGCTTGATGCGCTCGAGCGTACGTTGCCCGCCGGCATCACTTTGTCGCGCGGATTCGATCAATCGGCGAACGTGGACGAACGCCTGTCGCGACTTGGCTGGGATTTTGCCATTGCCATTGGCCTCGTGCTCATCACGCTGCTGCCATTGGGCACGCGGGCGTCCATCATCGTGATGATCTCCATTCCCACCTCACTGGCCATTGCCGTCATCCTGCTGTACGCCACTGGCTACTCCATCAATCAGCTCTCCATTGTGGGGTTCGTCATTGCTCTGGGGCTGCTGGTGGACGACTCCATTGTCGTGGTGGAGAACATCGCCCGCTTTCTGCGGGAGGGATACTCGCGCACCCAGGCCGCCATCGAGGCCACGAAGCAGATTGGTGTGGCGGTGCTCGGCGCTACCGGCACCCTCATTTTCGCCTTCCTCCCGCTGTTGTTCCTGCCAGGACTCGCGGGCAAGTACATCCGGTCGCTGCCGCTGGCCGTGGTGTATGCGGTGCTGGCTTCACTGTTTGTCTCGCTCACGATTATTCCGTGGCTGGCCAGTCGGCTCATGCCGTCTGAAGAGGGCGCCGAAGGGAATGCCGTGCTGCGGTGGCTGGATGGCGGCATTCATCGCACGTATGCGCCGCTGCTCAAGCGGGCCATGGCGTATCCGCGCGCCACGCTGGTGGCGTCGTTCGGGCTGGTGGTGGGGGCGTTTGCCCTGGTGCCGGCGGTGGGATTCAGTTTGTTCCCCAAAGCCGGAACGCCACAGTATCACGTGGACATCACCACGCCTGAGGGCACGTCCCTGCGTGAGACAGACCGCGCGGTACAGTATGCGGAGGCCGTGATTGGCGGGCATCCCAATACCCGCGGGATCTTTGCCAACGTGGGCAAGGACAACCCCGACGTGTACTACAACGTGTTTCAGCGGGCAGAGGCGCCCAATCGCGCTCAGATGTTCGTGCTGCTGAACCAGTATGACAACGACGCCACGCCGGTGATGCTCGATTCGCTGCGCGAGAAGCTGTCGCTCTATCCGGGTGCCCGCATTGAACTCAAGGAGTTCGAGAATGGTCCGCCCATTGATGCCCCCATTGCCATGCGCATTGAGGGATCCAATCTCGATACGCTGCAACGCATTGCGGCGCAGTATGAGGCCGTGCTCAAGAGCACCGAGGGAACGCAGTATGTGAACAATCCGGTGCGGCTGCGCCGTTCGGATCTGCGGCTGGTGGTGGACAAGCAGAAGGCGGGGCTGCTGGGGGTGCCGAGTGCTGAAGTGGAGCGCACGCTGCGCTTGGGCATCGCGGGGCTGCAGGCGGGCAGCATTCGCGCCGACAACGGCGACGAGTATCCCCTCACGGTGCGACTTGCTCACAATGGTCGCCCGGCCCCCGAAGCGCTGGAGCGCATCTTCGTGAGCAGTGTGAACGGGGCCATGGTGCCGTTGTCGCAGATTGCCACGCTGCGCTTCGTGAGCTCGCCCACCACCATCGATCACAACGATCGTACGCGCGCGGTGACGGTGACCAGCTATGTGCGCTCGGGGTACAACACCGACGCGGTGACCCGCCAGGTGATTGAACGGTTGGGCAACATCACGCTGCCAGTGGGTTATGCGCTGGTGCCAGCGGGGGAGATTGAGAGCCGCGAAGAAAGCTTCGGAGGGATTGGTGGCGCCGTGGTGGTCGCCGTGTTTGCCATCCTCGCCATTCTGGTGCTGGAATTCCGCGACTTCCGCACCACGCTGGTTGTGGCCAGCGTCATTCCGCTGGGTGTGGTGGGCGGCATTGTGGCGCTCCTGTTCAGCGGCTACACGCTGAGCTTTACCGCCATGATCGGCTTTGTGGCGCTGGTCGGTATTGAGATCAAAACGAGCATTCTGCTGGTGGATTTCACCGACCAGCTCCGCCGAGAGGGGGTGGGGCTCGACGAAGCCATTCAACGGGCAGGCGAGGTACGGTTCCTGCCCATTGTACTCACCACCATGACCGCCATTGGTGGCATGCTGCCGCTGGCGTTTCAGGGCTCCGGCCTGTACTCCCCGCTGGCCTGGGTCATCATTGGCGGTCTGGTGAGCAGTACGCTTATCGCGCGCCTGGTCACGCCGGTGATGTACAAGCTGCTCGCGCCGGCGCTGGTGCGTGACGAGGAGCTGGCTCGCGCCCCCTCAGGTGGGTTCGCCGTGGGGCAGGGCGGCGAGCTTCTCGCCTAA